From the Sebastes umbrosus isolate fSebUmb1 chromosome 2, fSebUmb1.pri, whole genome shotgun sequence genome, one window contains:
- the LOC119501070 gene encoding uncharacterized protein LOC119501070 — MNTCFIFHRVHQMRPSSFSEEERRCYKAEKMTMRQFMLMKKQDQVPVCLTVEDMKTWLLGGRSFLEEFDEITGTTEPRTLLMAELAWTTARRFCLSHMEKELLEELDKEAHLSQLFSRTVTLEGIHMLVSVVHSGAEEEVETLLKSLFSKLLKTFAGIQIASDPLSAEDTKPAELELEHSVALLVPQIVKTALKFLLEEPENENKTEAAGVEIGRLLTESAGPSLAGFGPFPNTLLLLLCTAAARCMVKAVYKKLDERSKTFQLMDYDDSSYTARESVVFAIKAMEVADASEALLELRTPVEPEEDTSSVSGLIGSCVSINNNDDTVEEESVSFFSFIWNMMTSCFCCCTKE, encoded by the exons ATGAACACCTGCTTCATCTTTCATCGAGTTCACCAAATGAGACCGTCCTCTTTCTCAGAGGAAGAGAGGCGTTGCTACAAAGCAGAG aaaatgacGATGAGACAGTTTATGCTCATGAAGAAACAGGACCAGGTTCCTGTGTGTTTAACTGTCGAGGACATGAAGACCTGGCTGCTGGGGGGAAGAAGCTTCCTGGAAGA gtttGATGAAATAACAGGGACGACAGAGCCAAGAACGCTCCTCATGGCTGAACTG GCCTGGACCACAGCGAGGCGCTTCTGTCTCAGTCACATGGAGAAAGAGCTCTTGGAAGAATTGGATAAAGAAGCGCACCTGTCACAGCTGTTCAGCAGGACG GTCACACTGGAGGGCATTCACATGTTGGTCTCAGTCGTCCACtcaggagcagaggaggaagtggaaacCCTCCTCAAATCCCTCTTCAGCAAGCTGCTGAAAACGTTTGCTGGAATCCAGATCGCCAGCGATCCGCTCTCTGCAGAGGACACGAAACCAGCAGAGCTGGAGCTTGAGCACAGTGTTGCGCTCCTGGTACCACAGATTGTGAAAACTGCTCTGAAGTTCCTCCTAGAGGAACCAGAGAACGAGAACAAGACTGAAGCTGCCGGTGTTGAGATTGGCAGACTGTTGACCGAGTCAGCAGGTCCCTCCCTAGCTGGGTTTGGACCCTTTCCGAATACCCTTTTGCTCTTGTTGTGCACTGCAGCGGCCAGGTGCATGGTCAAAGCTGTGTACAAGAAACTTGATGAGCGCTCCAAAACCTTCCAACTGATGGACTACGACGACAGCTCGTACACTGCCAGAGAGAGCGTCGTCTTTGCCATCAAGGCGATGGAGGTTGCTGACGCCAGCGAAGCTCTCCTTGAGCTCAGGACCCCAGTGGAGCCAGAGGAGGACACATCCTCGGTCAGCGGCTTGATTGGGAGCTGTGtttctattaataataatgatgatactGTGGAAGAGGAATCTGTGTCCTTCTTCAGTTTCATCTGGAACATGATGACTTCCTGCTTCTGTTGTTGTACTAAAGAGTGa